The sequence CCACAAGGAAAAGCCGTAACGGCAAGTATGAAAAACCTGGGTTTGGAAGCAATTACCAATGTGAGAATAGGTAAACATATTTCACTGAAGGTAAGCGCAGACAGCAAGGAAGAAGCGGAGAAGAAAGTAGATATGGCTTGTAAAAAGCTATTGGCGAACCAGATTATGGAGCGCTTC comes from Cryomorphaceae bacterium 1068 and encodes:
- the purS gene encoding phosphoribosylformylglycinamidine synthase subunit PurS, with translation MEFTAEIDIMPLDALLDPQGKAVTASMKNLGLEAITNVRIGKHISLKVSADSKEEAEKKVDMACKKLLANQIMERFEFHLEEVEVV